A stretch of Geomonas oryzisoli DNA encodes these proteins:
- a CDS encoding nucleotidyltransferase substrate binding protein — protein sequence METSDIRWQQRLANYKKALSQLTKFIAKGELNELEEQGLIKAFEYTYELAWNVIKDFLASRGSNSIYGSRDAIREAFSTGLIIDGDGWMEMYADRNKTSHTYNEETADEIMRNILARYYPLFVALREKMESLVEEGR from the coding sequence ATGGAGACTTCAGACATTCGCTGGCAGCAGCGCCTTGCCAACTACAAAAAGGCCTTGTCTCAGCTGACAAAATTCATTGCCAAAGGAGAACTCAACGAGCTTGAGGAACAAGGTCTTATCAAGGCTTTCGAGTATACCTATGAATTGGCTTGGAACGTAATTAAGGATTTTCTCGCCAGCAGGGGGAGCAACTCTATTTACGGTTCGAGGGATGCGATCAGGGAAGCCTTCAGTACCGGCCTCATCATTGACGGCGATGGGTGGATGGAAATGTACGCCGACCGTAACAAGACCTCCCATACCTACAATGAGGAGACTGCAGACGAGATCATGCGTAACATCCTTGCGCGGTACTATCCGCTGTTTGTCGCACTAAGAGAAAAAATGGAGTCTCTGGTTGAGGAGGGGCGTTAA